The following are encoded together in the Cyanobacterium aponinum PCC 10605 genome:
- a CDS encoding type II toxin-antitoxin system Phd/YefM family antitoxin, with amino-acid sequence MLTKQTNYTNLRQNLASILDEIIEDRGIVIVNRTGKEDVAMLSAQELSSMMETLYLLKSPANARKLLAAMERANELECVKIESQSVSELCEELKIEQ; translated from the coding sequence ATGTTAACCAAACAAACAAATTATACCAATTTACGCCAGAATCTAGCCTCAATATTAGATGAAATCATCGAGGATCGTGGTATTGTAATTGTCAATAGAACAGGGAAAGAAGATGTAGCAATGTTGTCAGCTCAAGAACTGTCTAGTATGATGGAAACCCTATATCTACTTAAATCTCCGGCTAATGCGAGAAAATTATTAGCGGCAATGGAGCGTGCAAATGAACTAGAATGTGTTAAAATCGAGTCACAGAGCGTATCTGAACTTTGTGAGGAATTGAAAATTGAGCAATAA
- a CDS encoding DUF411 domain-containing protein: MTKARLIKKSTAMATMTIISSIAFSFNIPSYAHENHENHENKAITASVWDKSTVNYNGSKKITVYSSPSCGCCGQWISHMKKHGFEVTDIKTDDIEAIKRKNNLPPELASCHTAIINGYVMEGHIPANDIKRFLSQKPSNLKGLAVAGMPIGSPGMESDKIKQPFSVLSFNNKGNITVFNQYKNY; the protein is encoded by the coding sequence ATGACAAAAGCAAGATTAATAAAAAAATCAACAGCTATGGCAACGATGACTATTATTAGCAGTATTGCTTTTTCCTTCAATATACCTAGTTATGCCCATGAAAACCACGAAAATCACGAAAATAAGGCTATAACTGCCAGTGTTTGGGATAAATCCACCGTTAACTATAACGGCAGTAAGAAGATTACCGTATATAGTAGCCCATCTTGTGGATGTTGTGGACAATGGATTTCTCACATGAAAAAACACGGCTTTGAGGTGACAGACATAAAAACCGATGATATAGAGGCGATTAAGAGGAAAAACAATTTACCCCCTGAATTAGCATCTTGCCATACTGCTATTATTAACGGTTATGTGATGGAAGGGCATATTCCCGCCAATGATATTAAGCGTTTTCTAAGCCAAAAACCCAGTAATCTTAAAGGATTAGCTGTTGCAGGGATGCCCATTGGTAGCCCCGGTATGGAATCTGATAAAATAAAACAACCCTTCTCTGTCTTAAGTTTCAATAATAAGGGAAATATTACAGTATTTAATCAGTATAAAAATTACTAA
- the rppB gene encoding two-component system sensor histidine kinase RppB — translation MKRNRLFHQTKISLTCWYASVFSGIISLGAFFVYEAIAHAHYITINQELKTVAGTFHDTLEPLLIQPNKLEKNVKEIILDLCLIDEKCGNQSYKNRYIKGLIQQGKYYLKFYDLSGNLLGNAGVKIDNLSLNYSLEEFTSIQDNQNNNYRQISLLLHTKENKEWGYLQIGRSLEDFDRYVNNIKWLLLLGLPLLIILVIIASWYLAEKAIQPLAQSYQQMQQFGSDVAHELRTPLSAIKATIDSVFLSHNLTLEDSQETFKIIHRQNDRLINLVNDLLILTRLDSGLENTDKIKKNKINLADLINDLTEELSYLALKNQVNLTKEIKESKVFILGNEEQIYRLLANLTINAINYNQKNGQVTIFLETTKKEVIIKVIDTGIGINKEEQKLIFNRFYRINKARNREKGSCGLGLAIANAIALNHGGRIILESQENQGSIFTVYLPKIISS, via the coding sequence GTGAAAAGAAACAGGCTATTTCATCAAACTAAAATATCTCTAACTTGTTGGTATGCTAGTGTTTTTTCTGGCATTATTTCTCTAGGTGCTTTTTTTGTTTATGAAGCGATCGCACACGCTCATTATATAACTATTAATCAAGAATTAAAGACCGTTGCTGGAACCTTTCATGATACCCTTGAACCTTTATTGATTCAACCTAATAAGCTAGAAAAAAATGTCAAAGAAATCATCTTAGATTTGTGCTTGATTGATGAAAAATGTGGAAATCAATCTTACAAAAATCGTTACATAAAAGGATTAATTCAGCAGGGAAAATACTATCTGAAGTTTTATGATTTATCAGGTAATTTGCTAGGTAATGCAGGAGTTAAAATTGATAATTTATCCCTTAATTATTCCTTAGAAGAATTTACAAGTATTCAAGATAATCAAAATAATAATTATCGTCAAATATCCTTACTTTTACACACTAAAGAAAATAAAGAATGGGGTTATTTGCAAATAGGCAGAAGTTTAGAAGATTTTGATCGATATGTAAATAATATAAAATGGTTGTTATTATTAGGTTTACCTTTACTGATTATTTTGGTGATCATTGCCAGTTGGTATTTAGCAGAAAAAGCAATACAACCCTTAGCTCAATCTTACCAACAAATGCAACAATTTGGTTCTGACGTTGCCCATGAATTGCGTACCCCATTATCAGCGATAAAAGCAACTATTGATAGTGTTTTTTTAAGTCACAATTTAACCTTAGAAGACAGTCAAGAAACTTTTAAAATTATTCATCGGCAAAATGATAGACTAATTAATTTAGTCAATGATTTATTAATCCTCACTCGTCTTGATTCAGGCTTAGAAAATACGGATAAAATCAAAAAAAATAAAATCAATTTAGCTGATTTAATCAATGATTTAACCGAAGAATTATCTTATTTAGCATTAAAGAATCAGGTTAATTTAACAAAAGAAATAAAAGAGAGTAAGGTTTTTATCCTCGGTAATGAAGAACAAATATATAGATTATTAGCAAATTTAACTATTAATGCTATTAATTATAATCAAAAAAATGGTCAAGTTACTATATTTTTAGAAACAACAAAAAAAGAAGTCATTATAAAAGTAATTGATACAGGAATTGGTATTAATAAAGAAGAACAAAAATTAATTTTTAATCGTTTTTATCGAATCAATAAAGCAAGAAATAGAGAGAAAGGCAGTTGCGGATTAGGTTTAGCTATTGCAAATGCGATCGCGCTTAATCATGGTGGTAGAATAATTTTAGAAAGTCAAGAAAATCAAGGCAGTATTTTTACCGTTTATTTACCGAAAATCATTTCATCCTAA
- a CDS encoding BrnT family toxin — MIESFEWDEKKNKINQDKHNVSFELAQLAFLDKNRIIVKDCSHSINEDRFFCIGKVNEGIITVRFTYRHQRIRIFGAGYWRKGNKLYEQQNKIY; from the coding sequence ATGATTGAAAGTTTTGAATGGGATGAGAAAAAAAATAAAATTAATCAAGATAAACATAATGTATCTTTTGAATTGGCACAATTAGCCTTTCTTGATAAAAACAGAATTATTGTTAAAGATTGTAGCCATAGTATAAACGAAGACAGATTTTTCTGCATTGGAAAAGTGAATGAAGGTATAATTACTGTAAGATTTACTTATAGGCATCAAAGAATTAGAATTTTTGGTGCGGGTTATTGGCGAAAAGGAAATAAACTATATGAACAACAAAATAAGATATACTGA
- the rppA gene encoding two-component system response regulator RppA, translating to MRVLLIEDEKDLGIAIKRSLLGQNYVVDWVKSGQEGLDLLENSNISYNVGVFDWLLPELSGIELLKIIRKKNNPLPVLMLTAKDAMENKIQGLDAGADDYLIKPFDMLELFARIRALLRRSQEIKPSQLRVKNLILDYQTNTIQITLKTDKIKIIPLTKKEFHLLEFFMRHPQQILTRDQILDQLWEIGSDTISNVVAAQIRLLRKKLNQYGYGDLIETVYGLGYRLKLDS from the coding sequence ATGAGAGTATTATTGATTGAAGATGAAAAAGATTTAGGAATAGCAATAAAGCGATCGCTCCTAGGACAAAATTATGTGGTAGATTGGGTAAAATCAGGACAAGAAGGATTAGATTTATTAGAAAATTCTAATATTAGCTACAATGTAGGCGTTTTTGACTGGTTGTTACCTGAATTATCAGGCATTGAATTATTAAAGATAATTAGGAAAAAAAATAACCCTTTACCAGTGTTAATGTTAACTGCAAAAGATGCAATGGAAAATAAAATTCAAGGGTTAGATGCAGGAGCTGATGACTATTTAATTAAACCCTTTGATATGTTAGAATTGTTTGCGAGAATTAGGGCATTATTGAGAAGATCACAAGAGATTAAACCATCACAACTAAGGGTCAAAAATTTGATTTTAGATTATCAAACTAATACTATTCAAATCACATTAAAGACAGATAAAATTAAGATCATTCCCTTGACAAAAAAAGAATTCCACCTCTTAGAATTTTTTATGCGTCATCCCCAACAAATTTTAACTAGAGATCAAATATTAGATCAACTTTGGGAAATAGGATCTGATACTATTAGTAATGTGGTAGCCGCTCAAATTCGTCTGCTAAGAAAGAAACTTAATCAATATGGTTATGGTGATTTAATTGAAACAGTTTATGGTTTAGGTTATCGTTTAAAATTGGATAGTTAG
- a CDS encoding Nif11-like leader peptide family natural product precursor, which translates to MSQEAVIEFFEAVSQNEQLQERLMNIIESSENDREDVATFASESGYEITADELWAEIQKRQADFSQRQEAGELSDEELEAVAGGEFVATAMSIFAVTAFTAGQTILLTTKVKW; encoded by the coding sequence ATGAGTCAAGAAGCCGTGATTGAGTTTTTTGAGGCTGTGTCACAAAACGAACAGTTACAAGAAAGATTAATGAATATAATCGAATCATCAGAAAATGATCGGGAAGATGTTGCAACATTCGCTAGTGAATCGGGTTATGAAATTACTGCGGATGAACTTTGGGCAGAAATTCAAAAACGCCAAGCAGATTTTTCTCAGCGACAAGAGGCAGGAGAGTTAAGTGATGAAGAGTTGGAGGCTGTAGCTGGTGGAGAGTTTGTGGCAACAGCAATGAGTATTTTTGCTGTAACTGCTTTTACTGCAGGTCAAACAATTCTACTAACAACAAAGGTTAAATGGTAA
- the mreC gene encoding rod shape-determining protein MreC produces MKFFYRWWQKYGRQVIWGLISLILTWFIYRHQGFLFNELLYRLSPSWLSSPSFDRQALYEQRTIQELSNKIETLESENQKLKQIVNYQEKYSANLIPARVIGRSPDAWWQIITIDVGSNDGVKRNQAVMSVGGLVGKISEVTSNTSRVLLVSDYNSRVGASLPRTGYQGFIKGQSTSIGLMEFYDKVSDVKVGDVVTTSNLSSIFPPDIPIGNIVAIDLNKSPAPEAEIEFTAPVDFLDWVLVDLSSKSVFEN; encoded by the coding sequence TTGAAATTCTTTTATCGTTGGTGGCAAAAATACGGAAGACAAGTCATTTGGGGGTTAATTAGTTTAATCCTCACTTGGTTTATATATCGTCATCAGGGTTTTTTATTCAATGAATTGTTATATCGTTTGTCACCCTCTTGGTTATCATCTCCAAGTTTTGATCGTCAAGCACTTTATGAGCAAAGAACTATACAGGAATTAAGTAATAAAATTGAAACTTTAGAAAGTGAGAATCAAAAGTTAAAACAGATTGTTAATTATCAGGAAAAATACTCTGCAAATCTAATTCCCGCTAGAGTTATTGGCAGAAGCCCAGATGCTTGGTGGCAAATTATTACTATTGATGTGGGTAGTAATGATGGTGTGAAAAGAAATCAAGCTGTGATGAGTGTAGGAGGATTAGTGGGGAAAATTAGTGAAGTCACAAGTAATACCAGTCGGGTATTATTAGTCAGTGATTACAATAGTCGTGTTGGGGCTTCCCTTCCTCGCACGGGTTATCAAGGATTCATCAAAGGGCAATCCACTTCTATTGGTTTGATGGAATTTTACGACAAAGTATCTGATGTCAAAGTGGGAGACGTGGTGACAACTTCTAATTTAAGTAGTATATTTCCCCCTGATATTCCTATTGGTAACATAGTTGCGATCGATCTTAATAAAAGTCCAGCCCCCGAAGCAGAAATAGAATTTACTGCCCCCGTGGATTTTTTAGATTGGGTATTAGTTGATTTAAGTAGTAAGTCTGTTTTTGAAAACTAG
- the rnz gene encoding ribonuclease Z: MEVTFLGTSSGVPTKSRNVSSVALRLTQRGEIWLFDCGEGTQHQLLRSDLRTSQLKKIFITHMHGDHVFGLMGLLASCGLGADAKDIELFGPPGIEPYLKSCMKYSYTYFPYGVTIKTVEPGLVYEDEEFTVTCELLKHRVTAYGYRVSEKNKAGIFDVEKAKKAGIPSGPLYGKLKAGETITLEDGKTFSGVDFCGPTEIGRKFVYCTDTVFCENAIALAEDADVLIHEATFAHQDASMAFEKMHSTTTMAAQVALAAQVKKLIMTHFSPRYAPGNPIQMKDLLSEARAIFPETILAYDFFRYDIPRRRDKKI, translated from the coding sequence GTGGAAGTAACTTTTTTAGGTACAAGTTCAGGTGTACCAACTAAATCCAGAAACGTCTCTAGCGTTGCCCTAAGACTAACTCAAAGGGGAGAAATTTGGTTATTTGATTGTGGCGAAGGTACTCAACATCAACTTTTGCGTAGTGATTTAAGAACATCTCAACTGAAAAAAATTTTTATCACCCATATGCACGGGGATCATGTTTTTGGTTTAATGGGTTTGTTGGCTAGTTGTGGTTTGGGGGCGGATGCAAAAGATATTGAACTTTTTGGGCCTCCGGGGATTGAGCCTTATTTAAAATCCTGTATGAAGTATTCTTATACTTATTTCCCCTATGGTGTCACCATAAAAACCGTTGAACCGGGCTTAGTCTATGAAGATGAAGAATTTACCGTTACTTGTGAACTATTGAAACATCGAGTTACAGCCTATGGTTATCGGGTTTCAGAAAAAAATAAAGCAGGAATTTTTGATGTAGAAAAAGCGAAAAAAGCAGGTATTCCTTCTGGGCCTCTTTATGGCAAATTAAAAGCAGGAGAAACCATCACTCTCGAAGACGGTAAAACCTTTTCAGGAGTTGACTTTTGCGGTCCTACAGAAATAGGAAGGAAATTTGTTTACTGTACAGATACAGTTTTTTGTGAAAATGCGATCGCACTTGCGGAAGATGCAGATGTTTTAATTCATGAGGCTACCTTTGCCCATCAAGACGCATCGATGGCATTTGAAAAGATGCACTCTACCACCACGATGGCGGCACAAGTAGCATTAGCGGCACAGGTAAAAAAATTAATCATGACTCATTTTAGTCCTCGTTATGCTCCGGGTAATCCCATTCAAATGAAAGATTTACTCTCAGAAGCAAGGGCAATTTTTCCCGAAACCATTTTAGCCTACGATTTTTTCCGCTATGACATTCCCCGTCGTCGAGACAAAAAGATTTAA
- a CDS encoding four helix bundle protein, protein MANYKDQFIWQKAKNLAVIVYKLTNNYPKKELYGLVSQMNRCAISIPSNIAEGYGRKSTKEYLQFLHIALGSSRELETQLIISKEVKIIENIEWIDLTIDKVNEVQALLVSTINTLDK, encoded by the coding sequence ATGGCAAATTATAAAGATCAATTTATTTGGCAAAAAGCTAAAAACTTAGCCGTTATTGTCTATAAATTAACTAATAATTATCCTAAAAAAGAATTATATGGATTAGTTTCTCAAATGAATCGTTGTGCCATCTCTATCCCAAGTAATATAGCAGAAGGTTACGGAAGAAAATCCACTAAAGAATATCTCCAATTTTTGCATATAGCATTAGGTTCTTCCAGAGAATTAGAAACTCAATTAATTATTAGTAAAGAAGTAAAAATAATTGAAAATATTGAATGGATAGATTTAACAATAGATAAAGTAAATGAGGTACAAGCGTTACTTGTTTCCACAATCAATACATTAGATAAATAA
- a CDS encoding EAL domain-containing protein: MNLHSNTEQKLQNRRFLAGECIFREGDKGNIAYIIEKGLVEITTVVNDCPTVLNTLKEGEMFGELALVDGSPRSASAYAKTDVVLTVVTGEQVRSRIDDADPILKLLLIVVMKYFRLETGRLRNSKIDISTEDIEQKKQEYQSKIRQAIDLIRLESDLRNGFKRGELTLFYQPIINLKNNQIAGFEVLLRWFCHKRGHIAPDIFIPLAESTSLIIPIGEWILDQALDTIKKIKTITGKDIFLSINVAEKQISDGNFLPVLKEKINQSMVKPSQIKLEILERSLFEGEDALFLVEFCRDFGLPLVIDDFGTGYANLAYLKNFQFDTVKIDKCFVQNLDSNCKDQTICRALIDLSHGLNMTTVAEGIENEKQLDILLNLGCNFGQGYLFSPPVCLEDAIALLQIH; this comes from the coding sequence ATGAATCTCCATAGTAATACAGAACAGAAATTACAAAATCGCCGATTTCTGGCGGGGGAATGTATTTTTCGAGAAGGAGATAAAGGTAATATTGCTTACATTATCGAAAAAGGTTTAGTAGAGATTACCACGGTGGTTAATGATTGTCCTACAGTTTTAAATACTTTGAAAGAAGGTGAAATGTTTGGAGAATTAGCATTAGTTGATGGAAGCCCTCGCTCTGCTTCTGCTTATGCAAAAACTGATGTAGTTTTAACGGTTGTAACGGGTGAACAGGTAAGAAGTAGAATTGATGATGCTGACCCCATTTTAAAGTTATTATTAATTGTGGTAATGAAGTATTTTCGTTTAGAAACGGGAAGATTAAGAAATAGTAAAATAGATATTTCAACAGAAGATATAGAACAAAAAAAACAAGAATACCAATCAAAAATACGTCAAGCAATTGATTTAATACGTTTAGAAAGTGATTTACGCAATGGTTTTAAAAGAGGGGAATTAACTTTATTTTATCAACCAATTATTAATTTAAAAAATAATCAAATTGCAGGGTTTGAAGTATTATTACGCTGGTTTTGTCACAAGAGAGGTCATATTGCTCCAGATATTTTTATTCCTTTAGCCGAATCAACTTCTCTAATTATTCCCATTGGAGAATGGATTTTAGATCAGGCATTAGACACAATTAAAAAGATAAAAACTATAACAGGTAAAGATATTTTCCTAAGTATTAATGTAGCTGAAAAACAAATTTCTGATGGCAATTTCCTCCCAGTTTTAAAAGAAAAAATTAACCAATCAATGGTCAAGCCTAGTCAAATTAAACTGGAGATTTTAGAGAGAAGTTTATTTGAAGGAGAAGACGCACTTTTTTTAGTAGAATTTTGTCGAGATTTTGGTTTACCTTTAGTTATAGATGATTTTGGTACTGGTTATGCCAATTTAGCCTATCTTAAAAACTTCCAATTTGATACAGTAAAAATCGATAAATGTTTTGTACAAAACTTAGATAGTAATTGTAAAGATCAAACAATTTGTCGTGCTTTAATTGATTTATCTCACGGTTTAAATATGACGACTGTTGCTGAAGGTATTGAAAATGAAAAACAATTAGATATTTTGCTTAATTTGGGTTGTAATTTCGGACAAGGATATTTATTCTCTCCTCCTGTTTGCCTAGAAGATGCGATCGCACTTTTGCAAATCCATTAA
- a CDS encoding FTR1 family iron permease has protein sequence MYWNIFLPVFVIILRNIFPISLLLAIIFACFQRIEHSGYFRQIYLGISGGIVASILVGSVISQGINNIDSTSNNAWIFTPLILNIFVFIAISLLIWFILWFSQQANFWQNLGSTNELLMGKNLRLTIFSLALFLVLIKGINIFLLLNVMPENNSTYVNLAVIASLLLTVLMTLAFVYLQTRLTNHVFFRIAGIFLILVTGGLIIDSLYNLDESLLFINELDTTANWCLFEQNSCLLGSILWSSHEILPEDKFPFILMKIVFGYHDIVYIIPLAIYLLFVFIVGKFYFQNLKNLS, from the coding sequence ATGTATTGGAATATTTTTTTACCTGTTTTTGTGATTATTCTGAGAAATATTTTTCCTATCTCTTTACTTTTAGCCATTATTTTTGCGTGTTTTCAGAGAATAGAACATTCAGGATATTTTCGTCAAATTTATTTGGGAATTTCTGGGGGGATAGTTGCTTCTATTTTGGTTGGCTCAGTCATTTCTCAAGGAATTAATAATATTGATTCAACCAGTAATAATGCTTGGATTTTCACTCCCTTGATTCTTAATATTTTTGTCTTTATCGCTATTTCTTTACTTATTTGGTTTATCTTGTGGTTTTCTCAACAGGCAAATTTTTGGCAAAATTTAGGTAGCACAAATGAGCTTTTAATGGGAAAAAATTTACGATTAACTATTTTTTCTTTGGCTTTATTTTTAGTTTTAATCAAAGGAATAAATATTTTTTTGCTTTTAAATGTTATGCCTGAGAATAATTCTACTTACGTTAATTTGGCAGTAATAGCATCTCTACTTTTAACAGTCTTGATGACCCTTGCTTTTGTTTATTTACAAACTAGATTAACTAATCATGTCTTTTTTAGAATTGCAGGAATATTTTTAATTTTGGTTACAGGAGGATTAATCATTGATAGTTTATATAACTTAGATGAAAGTCTTTTATTTATCAATGAATTAGACACTACAGCAAATTGGTGTTTATTCGAGCAAAATTCTTGTTTATTGGGTTCAATATTATGGTCTAGCCATGAAATTTTACCAGAAGATAAATTTCCCTTTATTTTGATGAAAATAGTTTTTGGTTATCACGATATAGTATATATTATCCCTCTAGCTATTTATTTACTATTTGTATTTATAGTGGGTAAATTTTATTTTCAAAACCTAAAAAATTTATCTTGA
- the argJ gene encoding bifunctional ornithine acetyltransferase/N-acetylglutamate synthase, giving the protein MADWKVIEGGITAPKGFKSSGITAGLKPSNAPDLALIWSETEAIASGVFTTSEVRAACVDYCRQRLQDKASARAILCNAGQANAATGEQGWQDALDSASALAKELNIDANSILLASTGVIGQRIKMDAMLNAIPQLVSELSEDGGEATAKAIVTTDLVTKSIALETMIDGRPVRIGGIAKGSGMIHPNMATMLGFITCDGLVSTQLWQQMLKRAADKSFNQITVDGDTSTNDSLIALANGQSRTPAITSLDENGQKLEAMLTEVCQYLAKAIARDGEGATCLIEVEVTGASTEASARQIAKTIVGSSLVKSAIFGRDPNWGRIAAAAGRAGVPFKQEDLMIKLGDFLLMEKGQPLNFDRTSASNYLKQAAAGEYLKNDTVLISVSVGDGSSSGKAWGCDLSYDYVKINAEYTT; this is encoded by the coding sequence ATGGCAGATTGGAAAGTGATTGAAGGGGGTATAACCGCTCCTAAAGGGTTCAAATCTTCTGGAATTACCGCAGGGTTAAAACCCTCTAATGCCCCTGATTTAGCATTGATTTGGTCAGAAACAGAGGCGATCGCATCAGGAGTATTCACGACTTCAGAAGTAAGAGCGGCTTGTGTGGACTATTGTCGCCAAAGACTTCAAGACAAAGCTAGTGCCAGAGCAATTTTGTGTAATGCAGGACAAGCAAATGCGGCTACAGGAGAACAAGGTTGGCAAGATGCTTTAGATAGTGCCTCGGCTTTAGCTAAGGAATTAAATATAGATGCTAATAGTATCTTACTCGCTTCTACGGGGGTAATTGGGCAAAGAATCAAAATGGATGCTATGTTAAACGCCATTCCTCAATTAGTTAGTGAATTATCTGAAGATGGAGGAGAAGCCACCGCTAAAGCCATTGTTACCACCGATTTAGTAACCAAATCCATTGCCTTAGAAACGATGATAGATGGGCGCCCTGTGCGCATTGGAGGTATTGCCAAAGGTTCAGGAATGATTCATCCTAATATGGCAACGATGTTAGGATTTATTACCTGTGATGGGTTAGTTTCTACCCAGTTATGGCAACAGATGTTAAAACGGGCGGCGGATAAAAGTTTTAATCAAATTACCGTTGATGGTGACACTAGCACTAATGATAGTTTAATCGCCCTAGCCAATGGTCAATCTCGCACCCCTGCCATTACCAGTCTCGATGAAAATGGACAAAAACTAGAAGCCATGCTCACTGAAGTATGTCAGTATTTAGCAAAAGCGATCGCACGAGATGGAGAAGGAGCAACTTGTTTGATAGAAGTAGAAGTAACAGGGGCATCTACCGAAGCATCTGCCCGTCAAATTGCTAAAACCATTGTTGGTTCATCCCTTGTCAAATCGGCTATTTTTGGACGAGACCCCAATTGGGGAAGAATCGCCGCCGCCGCAGGTAGAGCAGGTGTACCATTTAAGCAAGAAGATTTAATGATTAAATTAGGGGATTTTCTCTTAATGGAAAAAGGACAACCTTTAAACTTCGATCGCACTTCTGCTAGTAATTATCTCAAACAAGCGGCCGCAGGGGAATACCTAAAGAATGATACCGTCTTAATTTCCGTTTCCGTGGGTGATGGTAGCAGTAGCGGTAAAGCATGGGGTTGTGATCTCAGTTACGATTATGTCAAAATCAACGCTGAATATACTACTTAA
- a CDS encoding type II toxin-antitoxin system HicB family antitoxin, with protein sequence MKTQDKLTALEDYLNLNYLITFHPENEGGYTVMIQDLEGCISEGETVEEAMKNILSAKQPWLETAWKHGDFIPLPSHFILDN encoded by the coding sequence ATGAAAACTCAAGATAAATTAACCGCATTAGAAGATTATTTGAACTTAAATTATCTCATTACTTTTCATCCCGAAAATGAAGGAGGATATACTGTTATGATTCAAGATTTAGAAGGATGTATTTCTGAGGGAGAGACTGTAGAAGAAGCGATGAAAAATATATTATCTGCTAAACAACCATGGTTAGAAACTGCATGGAAACATGGTGATTTTATCCCTTTGCCTTCTCATTTTATTCTTGATAATTAG
- a CDS encoding matrixin family metalloprotease, which yields MLSPTIRFLTKVIFPLFLITFIGFIFAIPSISQEAESSLPPFKTYPLPQTLQNWHSDNQENYFSQLDTHPAGALIWTDFPVKVYIQSPAEDDLSPSALQSFQQWQKAVKDAIAPWQEYIEIRQIDNADIADIVITRQPPAIKAEINPETGLYDLPRNRAATTSVRFYLTEDNPPLLKHKMAIAVNPNQIFEYLVSNISHEMGHALGIWGHSDNPQDIMYYAHTREIPQISPRDINTLKKVYQQPTRLGNYLTSVRFKNIGKG from the coding sequence ATGCTTTCTCCAACAATTCGTTTTTTGACTAAAGTTATTTTTCCCTTATTTTTGATTACCTTTATCGGATTTATCTTTGCTATACCTAGCATTAGTCAGGAAGCAGAATCATCTTTACCCCCTTTTAAAACTTATCCTTTGCCGCAAACTTTACAAAATTGGCACTCAGACAACCAAGAAAACTATTTTTCCCAACTGGATACTCACCCGGCAGGAGCTTTGATTTGGACTGATTTTCCCGTCAAAGTTTACATTCAATCTCCTGCCGAAGATGATTTATCACCTTCGGCCTTGCAATCATTTCAACAGTGGCAAAAAGCGGTAAAAGATGCGATCGCACCTTGGCAAGAATATATAGAAATAAGGCAGATAGACAATGCAGACATTGCCGACATAGTTATAACTCGTCAACCTCCTGCCATTAAAGCCGAAATCAACCCCGAAACAGGATTATATGATTTACCCCGTAATCGAGCGGCCACAACAAGCGTTAGGTTTTATCTAACAGAGGATAATCCTCCCTTATTAAAACACAAAATGGCGATCGCAGTTAATCCGAATCAAATTTTTGAGTATTTAGTCAGTAATATTAGTCACGAAATGGGACACGCCCTAGGTATTTGGGGACATAGTGACAATCCACAGGATATAATGTATTATGCTCATACCAGAGAAATCCCCCAAATTTCACCCAGAGATATAAACACCCTTAAAAAAGTTTACCAACAACCAACCCGTTTAGGGAATTATTTAACCTCAGTTCGGTTTAAGAATATCGGAAAAGGTTAG